In a genomic window of Corynebacterium lizhenjunii:
- a CDS encoding chorismate-binding protein, protein MRLLIVDNYDSFTYNLVDYVRRAAGTEPTVVPNDTPWAQLDLESFDAVIISPGPGRPEVPADVGISARVVEEFPGPILGVCLGFQLLVHAAGGTVTRAQRPAHGEIAHLDHSGEELFAGIAQGTEVVRYHSLVATDIPPSLQVTARCTDPHSGQSIAMGLSDGQRLFGVQFHPESLLSQDGQLLFDNFLDAVRRFYARRYFCVRTRPGADPAAVARGLERRGGNVFWLDSGQWSILGDDTAPGARHLVCQQEDPFALLAAEVAQHGLPTRVGSPIPGLDFALGWVGYLGYEAGSELMRGPEPDAQFIFATRAVVIDHAAGCTYLLSLAGDDAWELADAPVTPTQPWHSELRWVHDEPAYLDRIHRAQELMVAGESYEVCLTNRIELDRVPDPLGTFGDLRAANPSGRTGYLGFADVQLLSTTPELFVSVDQRRVVHSKPIKGTRPRGASASSDAALRAQLQGAKERSELLMVVDMVRHDLARVCTQVAVPEAFVVESFATVHQLLCHITGTLAPEYTAVDALRAAFPGGSMTGAPKRRTMEIIADLEGTWRGVYSGAFGYLSLVGTADFSMTIRSVVNTARGAYYGVGGAVLAVSDPQAEWEETVVKARPLTRYLEARP, encoded by the coding sequence ATGCGCCTGCTAATCGTCGATAATTACGACTCTTTCACGTACAACCTCGTGGACTATGTCCGACGGGCAGCAGGCACCGAGCCCACGGTGGTGCCTAATGACACCCCGTGGGCTCAGCTGGATCTGGAGTCTTTCGATGCCGTCATTATCTCTCCCGGACCCGGCCGTCCAGAGGTTCCTGCGGACGTGGGCATCAGCGCCCGGGTGGTGGAGGAATTCCCCGGCCCGATCCTGGGAGTATGCTTAGGCTTTCAGCTCTTGGTCCACGCTGCGGGCGGTACGGTCACCCGCGCGCAGCGCCCTGCACACGGGGAGATCGCCCACCTAGACCATAGCGGCGAGGAGCTTTTTGCCGGGATAGCTCAGGGCACCGAGGTGGTGCGCTACCACTCGCTGGTGGCTACCGACATCCCGCCTTCGTTGCAAGTCACCGCCCGCTGTACTGATCCGCATTCTGGCCAAAGTATTGCCATGGGCTTAAGCGATGGCCAGCGCCTTTTTGGGGTGCAGTTCCATCCGGAATCCTTGCTTAGCCAGGACGGCCAGCTGCTATTCGATAACTTCCTGGATGCGGTGCGCCGTTTCTACGCGCGGCGGTATTTTTGCGTGCGCACGCGTCCGGGCGCTGACCCTGCCGCGGTTGCCCGCGGCTTGGAGCGCCGGGGTGGGAACGTCTTTTGGCTGGATTCTGGCCAGTGGAGCATTCTGGGCGATGACACCGCACCCGGAGCCCGCCACCTGGTCTGCCAGCAGGAGGATCCTTTTGCGCTCTTGGCCGCGGAGGTGGCGCAGCACGGTCTTCCCACACGGGTGGGTAGCCCCATTCCCGGCCTGGATTTTGCGTTGGGGTGGGTGGGCTACCTGGGATATGAGGCCGGCTCGGAGCTGATGCGCGGCCCGGAGCCGGATGCGCAGTTTATCTTCGCCACCCGTGCCGTTGTCATCGACCACGCCGCCGGGTGTACTTACTTGCTCTCCCTGGCAGGCGATGATGCCTGGGAGCTTGCCGATGCCCCCGTGACCCCCACCCAGCCATGGCACAGCGAGCTGCGGTGGGTCCACGACGAACCCGCCTACCTTGATCGGATTCACCGCGCGCAGGAGTTGATGGTGGCGGGCGAGAGCTATGAGGTGTGCTTGACTAACCGCATTGAACTCGACCGCGTGCCGGATCCTCTGGGCACCTTTGGTGATCTGCGCGCCGCTAACCCCAGTGGGCGAACCGGATACTTGGGTTTTGCGGATGTGCAGTTGCTTTCGACCACCCCGGAGCTGTTTGTCTCGGTGGACCAACGCCGAGTGGTGCACTCCAAGCCGATTAAGGGGACGCGGCCACGAGGGGCATCGGCAAGCTCAGATGCTGCCTTGCGGGCGCAGCTGCAGGGAGCAAAGGAGCGCTCTGAGCTGCTGATGGTGGTCGACATGGTGCGCCACGACCTGGCGCGGGTGTGCACACAGGTAGCGGTGCCGGAGGCTTTTGTGGTGGAGTCTTTTGCCACCGTGCACCAGCTGCTATGCCACATTACTGGCACGCTGGCCCCCGAGTACACGGCGGTGGATGCCCTGCGCGCGGCGTTTCCGGGCGGTTCGATGACGGGGGCGCCCAAGCGGCGCACCATGGAGATCATTGCGGATCTGGAGGGAACCTGGCGCGGGGTGTACTCCGGCGCATTCGGGTACCTGTCCTTGGTGGGCACGGCTGATTTTTCCATGACTATTCGCAGCGTGGTTAATACCGCGCGCGGGGCGTACTACGGGGTAGGCGGCGCAGTGCTGGCGGTTTCCGACCCACAAGCCGAATGGGAAGAAACGGTGGTCAAGGCGCGGCCCCTGACGCGGTACCTGGAGGCGCGCCCATGA
- a CDS encoding aminotransferase class IV: MMLVDSFLVRDGRVVRPDLHRQRFEAAGGTYPDLRGSIPERGEWFPRISGHLAGVDAVAEAATGVSVKLRPAPPLRSATRLWIGPEEDPRVVPQVKGPDLGVLAELRARAVALGADDALLHRGGWALEAANAAVMFIDGGEAVLSPQGETLLSTTVVATLEAGLLPRVQRRQVSIAQALRLPAFAASALHGWTPVTHWIGAWGQVVAPRTEAFDAAAVNAALWEQAMPL; encoded by the coding sequence ATGATGCTGGTGGATTCCTTTTTGGTGCGCGATGGGCGAGTAGTGCGTCCGGACCTGCACCGGCAGCGTTTTGAAGCAGCGGGAGGAACTTACCCGGACTTGCGGGGGAGTATCCCGGAGCGCGGCGAGTGGTTTCCGCGGATCTCTGGCCATCTCGCGGGCGTGGATGCTGTCGCGGAAGCCGCCACGGGTGTTTCCGTTAAACTGCGGCCGGCCCCGCCGCTGCGGAGCGCGACGCGGCTATGGATAGGCCCGGAGGAGGACCCGCGCGTAGTTCCGCAGGTGAAGGGGCCGGACTTGGGAGTTTTAGCTGAGCTGCGGGCCCGGGCCGTGGCCCTTGGCGCTGATGATGCCCTGCTGCACCGCGGGGGCTGGGCGTTAGAGGCCGCTAATGCGGCAGTGATGTTTATTGACGGCGGGGAGGCCGTGCTGTCGCCGCAGGGGGAGACCCTGCTTTCAACCACCGTAGTGGCCACCCTGGAGGCCGGGCTGTTGCCGCGGGTGCAGCGGCGGCAAGTCAGCATTGCGCAGGCACTACGCCTGCCGGCCTTTGCTGCCAGCGCCTTGCACGGGTGGACCCCAGTGACGCACTGGATTGGCGCGTGGGGGCAGGTTGTCGCACCGCGCACGGAGGCATTCGATGCCGCCGCGGTTAATGCTGCTCTGTGGGAGCAGGCTATGCCTCTTTAG
- a CDS encoding DUF5997 family protein: MTNSTSQPSGTAMRPQTAAKKLGIYLPATPESFRDGAITHAQLRELQNDPPQWLQELRREGPHPRPVVAQKLGISVTALKKNDLDRPLTTAEIKDLLADQPEWLRAARTQLAQSREEAAKPESSDQQASKEA; encoded by the coding sequence ATGACTAACTCCACCAGCCAGCCTTCCGGCACTGCTATGCGCCCGCAGACGGCGGCAAAGAAGCTTGGTATCTATCTCCCGGCCACCCCGGAGAGCTTTCGCGACGGCGCCATCACTCACGCGCAGCTGCGCGAACTCCAAAACGATCCCCCACAGTGGCTCCAGGAGCTGCGCCGCGAAGGCCCGCACCCGCGCCCGGTAGTGGCTCAAAAGCTCGGCATCTCCGTGACGGCTTTGAAGAAAAACGATCTGGACCGTCCCCTGACCACGGCAGAGATCAAGGACCTACTTGCGGATCAGCCGGAGTGGCTGCGCGCTGCGCGCACTCAACTGGCACAGTCCCGCGAAGAAGCCGCTAAACCAGAATCCTCGGACCAACAGGCTTCTAAAGAGGCATAG